A stretch of the Glutamicibacter sp. JL.03c genome encodes the following:
- a CDS encoding dihydrolipoamide acetyltransferase family protein, with protein sequence MTVKTFLLPDLGEGLTEAELVRWMVAAGDEVAVDQPIAEVETAKSLVEIPCPFEGVVSTLHGEAGQMMLVDEPFISVNTGGNEDASPAAPEIERAQSYREEELAGTREPSSEAEAEVESDADEGSGNVLIGYGTGSAQRKASRRRKPRGMGAGAALAVQESSEAVRVINPLVRKLARENALDINSVKGSGPQGLILRADVEAALARPASEQPASVPAIQETMQAAQAAGAIPGPVAVGGEKDSRTGLPVASSQVLAGVRKTIANAMSTSRREIPEATVWVDVDVTKLLKLRSKIKAAEGQAPSIMALVSRFAVAGLQRFPELNSRIDVEANGSLRHTLFDGVNLGFAAQTDRGLVVPNVRDAHKLNARELSAEFARLASVAREGKAGVADLSGSTFTINNYGVFNVDGSAAIINYPEAAILGLGRIIEKPWVVNGKLKVRSICELTLSFDHRVCDGGTAAGFLRYVADAMTDPKRALATL encoded by the coding sequence ATGACCGTCAAGACTTTTTTGCTGCCAGACCTTGGCGAGGGACTGACCGAGGCGGAACTTGTCCGATGGATGGTTGCTGCCGGGGACGAAGTGGCGGTGGATCAGCCGATTGCAGAAGTTGAAACAGCCAAATCCCTGGTGGAGATCCCTTGCCCCTTTGAGGGTGTTGTTTCGACCCTGCATGGTGAAGCCGGCCAGATGATGCTGGTGGATGAACCTTTTATTTCCGTGAATACCGGCGGGAACGAGGATGCATCGCCAGCGGCGCCTGAGATTGAGCGTGCGCAGTCCTATCGTGAAGAGGAACTGGCGGGAACCCGGGAGCCGTCGAGCGAAGCCGAAGCCGAGGTCGAGTCCGATGCGGATGAAGGCAGCGGCAATGTGCTGATCGGTTACGGCACTGGTTCTGCCCAGCGCAAGGCTAGTCGCCGGCGGAAGCCACGTGGCATGGGCGCTGGCGCTGCGCTCGCGGTCCAGGAATCCAGCGAAGCGGTGCGGGTCATCAACCCGCTGGTGCGCAAGCTGGCGCGGGAAAATGCCCTGGACATTAATTCAGTCAAGGGCAGCGGCCCTCAGGGATTGATCCTTCGCGCTGATGTTGAAGCCGCGCTGGCGCGACCTGCCTCGGAGCAGCCAGCGAGCGTTCCTGCGATTCAAGAGACGATGCAGGCCGCACAGGCAGCTGGGGCAATACCAGGGCCGGTGGCAGTTGGCGGCGAGAAGGACTCGCGAACTGGTCTGCCAGTTGCCTCTTCGCAGGTTCTCGCCGGCGTCCGCAAGACCATCGCGAACGCCATGAGCACCTCGCGCAGGGAAATCCCTGAAGCTACCGTCTGGGTCGACGTGGATGTCACCAAGCTGCTGAAGCTGCGTTCCAAGATCAAGGCGGCAGAAGGCCAAGCACCGAGCATCATGGCACTGGTTTCACGGTTCGCAGTGGCCGGACTCCAGCGCTTCCCGGAACTCAATAGCCGGATTGACGTCGAGGCCAACGGATCCCTTCGCCACACTCTCTTTGACGGTGTGAACCTGGGTTTCGCCGCGCAGACCGACCGCGGTCTGGTGGTCCCGAATGTGCGCGATGCCCACAAGCTCAACGCCCGCGAACTCTCAGCCGAATTCGCTCGCCTGGCATCCGTGGCCCGCGAAGGCAAGGCCGGGGTGGCTGACCTCTCGGGCAGCACCTTCACCATCAATAACTATGGCGTCTTCAACGTTGATGGCTCAGCTGCGATCATCAACTACCCGGAGGCCGCGATTCTCGGACTGGGCCGCATCATTGAAAAGCCATGGGTGGTCAATGGAAAGCTCAAGGTCCGTTCGATCTGCGAATTGACGTTGAGCTTTGATCACCGGGTCTGTGATGGCGGGACGGCAGCAGGATTCCTGCGATACGTCGCCGATGCGATGACCGACCCGAAACGAGCCCTCGCGACGCTGTAG
- a CDS encoding DUF3093 family protein, whose protein sequence is MHTVKNRPWLYVVLILPVIIVLGIYLPLASRLPELIATHWSSTYPDEFTRTEIFVPMVIGLSIVGSLIGLSSLAQTRRPALLLTLLFVGSLLSWTTAGVFIGSVIPTALAETPQTAVIGIWMLPMAACTLLALSPLWISGVYQSYSKQQQAQRQARMSEAQGNTALVPQGTGLPENVEFSETMKAPWWLWMLGLVVAGIGIFALIDSYNRSGQANWTATIISLVVCLIVCPLVLGLCRIRVSITEQRTKVTSALFGFPLRTIKPEEIESVTSTEIDPMAWGGWGWRFFPGGSAVVLRRYEGLAFELKNSSRFAVTIPNSHEGAEQLNAIMRKNGS, encoded by the coding sequence ATGCATACAGTGAAGAATCGTCCGTGGCTGTACGTCGTGCTGATTCTCCCCGTCATCATCGTGCTCGGAATCTATCTTCCGCTGGCCAGCCGGCTTCCAGAACTCATAGCGACCCACTGGTCATCAACCTATCCCGACGAATTTACCCGGACCGAGATTTTCGTCCCCATGGTAATTGGCCTGAGTATCGTGGGGAGCCTCATCGGCTTGAGCTCGTTGGCTCAAACGAGGCGGCCGGCCCTACTGCTAACGCTCCTGTTTGTAGGTTCGCTGTTGTCGTGGACCACCGCAGGAGTCTTCATCGGCTCGGTGATTCCGACAGCACTGGCGGAAACTCCCCAGACAGCAGTCATCGGCATCTGGATGCTTCCGATGGCTGCCTGCACCCTGCTAGCACTCAGCCCGCTCTGGATCAGCGGCGTCTACCAGTCATATTCGAAGCAGCAACAAGCACAACGTCAAGCACGCATGAGCGAGGCCCAGGGAAATACCGCTCTAGTGCCGCAGGGCACTGGACTGCCGGAGAACGTCGAATTCAGTGAAACCATGAAGGCTCCCTGGTGGCTGTGGATGCTCGGGCTCGTTGTTGCCGGCATCGGCATTTTCGCACTGATCGATAGCTACAACAGGTCTGGACAGGCCAATTGGACCGCGACGATCATCAGCCTAGTTGTCTGCCTGATTGTCTGCCCCTTGGTGCTGGGACTGTGCCGGATCCGCGTGAGCATTACCGAACAGCGCACCAAGGTGACCTCGGCGCTTTTTGGCTTCCCCTTGCGGACCATCAAACCCGAGGAGATCGAATCGGTCACCAGCACTGAAATCGACCCGATGGCCTGGGGCGGCTGGGGATGGCGCTTTTTCCCGGGCGGGTCAGCGGTGGTTCTTCGGCGGTATGAAGGGTTGGCGTTCGAGCTGAAGAATTCGTCGAGATTTGCCGTGACCATTCCCAATTCCCATGAGGGCGCGGAGCAGCTGAACGCGATCATGCGGAAGAACGGATCTTGA
- a CDS encoding PhoX family protein — protein MNPTRTLLPMLGHTRGGRSAATCHFKCGDACVKPDCNTSTNSYFKDIADKSLSRRSMLGLGAVGASALVVGPQFFGAQDAVAAPLVPLKNGNNAGGHLSFDAIEPVSRSVDNVSVPEGYDWNAIIRWGDPLFKNTAQFDATSQSARKQAEQFGYNCDYLDIIVDKYSGRTGVLVANHEYTNEDMMFDAAWFEANKDEARHIAMNAHGFSVVEVKRKKKDKKWTYVQGGERNRRITAQTEFSIDGPAAGSDLLKTVADPTGTKVLGTLNNCSGGTTPWGTILSGEENIDQYFSGKGTAEEARYGIGTGATERGWEDTEPRFGLANEGYENEANRFGWVIEIDPQDPKSTPVKHTNLGRFKHEGANVRIAKNGKAVAYSGDDSRFEYLYKFVSKGTYSKHDRKANMSLLSEGDLYVAQFTGNSPAGDFDGSGQVPSDGAFDGTGTWLPLVKGGASMVDGMSVEEVLVYTRLAADKIGATKMDRPEDVEPSPISGKLYVALTNNSDRGKAGKEGATEPNPRISNRDGHIIELTEAGNDATSTKFTWNILLVAGDPKVNGSTYFSGYPTDKVSPISCPDNLAFDSKGNLWISTDGAPSTIGYSDALHKVTLTGKDRGRVEQFLAVPTGAETCGPLIHDKDNSVFVSVQHPGEGGTFAAPTSLFPDFLNSSAVSGAGQFYGPRPSVVQVFKEDPNPGKGKGNGKNK, from the coding sequence ATGAATCCGACCCGTACCCTTTTGCCAATGCTAGGCCATACCCGCGGCGGACGTTCCGCAGCTACTTGCCACTTTAAATGTGGAGATGCCTGCGTTAAGCCGGATTGCAACACCTCGACCAACAGCTATTTCAAGGACATTGCCGACAAGTCCCTGTCCCGCCGCAGCATGCTCGGCTTGGGCGCTGTAGGCGCCTCCGCCCTGGTCGTTGGGCCACAGTTCTTTGGCGCGCAGGACGCCGTGGCAGCACCATTGGTGCCGCTGAAGAACGGAAACAACGCCGGTGGCCACCTGTCCTTCGACGCTATTGAGCCGGTGTCGCGTTCAGTCGATAACGTCAGCGTGCCAGAAGGCTATGACTGGAACGCCATCATCCGTTGGGGCGACCCGCTATTCAAGAACACCGCGCAGTTTGATGCCACCAGCCAGAGCGCACGCAAGCAGGCTGAACAATTCGGCTACAACTGCGACTACCTCGACATCATTGTTGACAAGTATTCGGGCCGCACCGGCGTGCTGGTGGCAAACCACGAATACACCAACGAGGACATGATGTTTGACGCCGCCTGGTTCGAAGCGAACAAGGACGAGGCCCGCCACATCGCCATGAACGCCCACGGCTTCAGCGTGGTCGAGGTCAAGCGCAAGAAGAAAGACAAGAAGTGGACCTACGTCCAGGGCGGCGAACGCAACCGCCGCATCACCGCGCAGACCGAATTCAGCATCGACGGCCCGGCAGCAGGTAGCGACCTGCTCAAGACCGTTGCCGACCCAACCGGCACCAAGGTCCTTGGCACCTTGAACAACTGCTCCGGCGGCACCACCCCATGGGGCACCATCCTCTCCGGTGAAGAGAACATCGACCAGTACTTCAGCGGCAAGGGCACCGCCGAAGAAGCACGCTACGGCATCGGCACCGGCGCCACCGAACGCGGCTGGGAAGACACCGAGCCACGCTTCGGCCTGGCCAACGAAGGCTACGAAAACGAAGCAAACCGCTTCGGCTGGGTCATCGAGATCGATCCGCAGGATCCAAAGTCCACCCCGGTCAAGCACACCAACCTGGGACGCTTCAAGCACGAGGGCGCCAATGTGCGCATTGCCAAGAACGGCAAGGCCGTGGCCTACTCGGGTGATGACTCGCGCTTCGAATACCTGTACAAGTTCGTCTCCAAGGGCACCTACTCCAAGCACGACCGCAAGGCGAACATGTCCCTGCTTTCCGAGGGCGACCTGTACGTCGCTCAGTTCACCGGGAACTCGCCAGCGGGCGACTTCGACGGCAGCGGCCAGGTCCCATCCGATGGCGCCTTCGACGGCACCGGCACCTGGCTGCCACTGGTCAAGGGTGGTGCTTCCATGGTCGATGGCATGAGCGTTGAAGAAGTCCTGGTGTACACCCGCTTGGCAGCTGACAAGATCGGCGCCACCAAAATGGACCGTCCGGAGGACGTCGAGCCAAGCCCGATCTCCGGCAAGCTCTACGTGGCCCTGACCAACAACTCGGACCGTGGCAAGGCTGGCAAGGAAGGCGCCACCGAGCCAAACCCACGGATCTCCAACCGCGATGGCCACATCATCGAGCTCACCGAAGCTGGCAATGACGCAACGAGCACCAAGTTCACGTGGAATATCCTGCTGGTAGCCGGTGATCCCAAGGTCAACGGCTCCACCTACTTCTCCGGATACCCCACCGACAAGGTTTCGCCGATCTCCTGCCCGGATAACCTGGCTTTCGATTCCAAGGGCAACCTGTGGATCTCCACCGACGGCGCGCCAAGCACTATCGGCTACTCGGATGCGCTGCACAAGGTCACGTTGACCGGCAAAGACCGTGGCCGTGTCGAGCAGTTCCTGGCCGTGCCAACCGGTGCTGAGACCTGTGGCCCGTTGATCCACGACAAGGACAACTCGGTCTTCGTCTCGGTCCAGCACCCAGGTGAAGGCGGCACCTTCGCAGCACCGACTTCGCTGTTCCCCGACTTCCTGAACAGCTCCGCTGTCTCGGGCGCCGGCCAGTTCTACGGCCCGCGTCCCAGCGTGGTGCAGGTCTTCAAGGAAGACCCCAACCCAGGCAAGGGCAAGGGCAATGGCAAGAACAAATAG
- the menD gene encoding 2-succinyl-5-enolpyruvyl-6-hydroxy-3-cyclohexene-1-carboxylic-acid synthase yields MGSPQPDQQLAITTARTVLGTLIQAGIRDLVISPGSRSAPLAYAAAEAEHAGLLKIHVRIDERSAAFMALGLGQSTRTPVAVAATSGTAIGQMLPAVMEANHTATPLLVLSADRPDELHGTGASQSTKQKSLFGDHVRLALNVAAGQQPATCLEHALRALQGDAHLPGGPVQLNLQFRDPLTPAGNESISNPYWASITPGTWPVTRDSQPAVPAQVREGLAMRRTVVVAGHDAGPQAQEFAHQLGLPLFAEPSSNARFSDHAITHYRPLISVGIEHIERVVLFGRPTLSRPVARLLADASISSAIWQPAPAAWYEAGRRRESPIGNWQELQEFAGSAPAGWLAAWQELDAQALGLRNDISRKTSINGLLVAEAIWEHQPEVLLLGSSNIVRDFDLAARPSDGIAVYANRGLAGIDGTISTALGLAVGSRRCTIAVMGDITFAHDASSLSWTPGELKPELDVVVYNDGGGAIFSTLEHGAVADSGRYANAVERLFSTPQDFDIEALAKAYGWEYERVDAKEELGSLLGRRGGAALRLIEICASRDHLRAENQSLNEKIGQLSWPGQ; encoded by the coding sequence GTGGGATCGCCGCAACCAGATCAGCAATTAGCCATCACCACGGCCCGAACGGTGCTCGGCACACTGATTCAAGCTGGCATCCGAGATCTGGTTATTTCACCCGGCTCGCGCAGCGCGCCCCTGGCCTATGCGGCAGCCGAAGCCGAGCATGCCGGATTGCTGAAGATCCACGTGCGCATCGATGAACGCTCAGCAGCCTTCATGGCACTTGGCCTGGGTCAAAGCACCCGAACGCCGGTTGCCGTGGCCGCTACCAGCGGTACCGCTATTGGCCAGATGCTCCCGGCAGTCATGGAAGCCAACCACACCGCTACTCCGCTGCTGGTTCTATCCGCGGATCGCCCCGATGAACTGCACGGAACCGGCGCCAGCCAGAGCACCAAGCAGAAGAGCCTTTTCGGTGACCACGTCCGACTCGCCCTCAATGTGGCAGCCGGGCAGCAACCGGCGACGTGCCTTGAACATGCACTGCGGGCGTTGCAAGGAGATGCGCATCTTCCTGGCGGCCCAGTTCAACTGAATCTGCAATTCAGGGATCCGCTGACTCCAGCAGGCAACGAAAGCATCAGCAATCCCTACTGGGCAAGTATCACGCCGGGTACTTGGCCGGTAACACGAGACTCGCAGCCGGCAGTACCGGCGCAAGTGCGCGAAGGGCTGGCCATGCGCAGAACTGTGGTGGTGGCCGGACACGACGCGGGACCGCAGGCCCAGGAATTCGCGCACCAGCTGGGCCTGCCGCTCTTTGCCGAGCCTTCTTCCAACGCCCGATTCTCGGATCATGCCATCACCCACTACCGGCCGCTGATATCCGTGGGGATAGAACACATTGAACGTGTAGTGCTCTTCGGGCGCCCCACCCTCAGCCGACCGGTGGCAAGACTCCTGGCTGACGCGTCGATTTCCTCAGCCATCTGGCAGCCTGCCCCGGCGGCCTGGTACGAAGCCGGACGCCGCCGTGAATCGCCTATCGGCAACTGGCAGGAATTACAGGAGTTCGCCGGCAGCGCGCCTGCAGGCTGGCTGGCCGCCTGGCAAGAACTCGATGCCCAGGCCCTCGGGCTTCGCAACGACATCTCGCGCAAGACCAGCATCAACGGCCTGTTGGTTGCCGAAGCGATCTGGGAGCACCAGCCCGAGGTCCTGCTCCTGGGATCCTCGAATATCGTTCGCGATTTCGACCTCGCGGCCCGCCCCAGCGATGGCATCGCCGTGTACGCCAATCGCGGCTTGGCCGGCATAGACGGCACCATTTCGACGGCGCTCGGATTGGCTGTGGGAAGCCGGAGGTGCACGATAGCGGTGATGGGGGACATCACCTTCGCCCATGATGCTAGTTCACTGTCGTGGACACCAGGGGAGTTGAAGCCTGAACTGGACGTTGTCGTGTACAACGACGGCGGCGGCGCCATCTTCTCCACCTTGGAGCATGGAGCCGTGGCCGACTCGGGACGGTATGCCAATGCGGTGGAACGGCTGTTCTCCACACCGCAGGACTTCGACATCGAGGCACTGGCCAAGGCCTACGGCTGGGAGTACGAGCGCGTGGATGCAAAGGAAGAACTGGGCAGCCTGCTGGGTCGCCGCGGGGGAGCAGCACTGCGTTTGATAGAAATCTGCGCGTCGAGGGATCATCTGCGGGCGGAGAACCAGTCGCTGAATGAGAAGATCGGACAGCTGAGCTGGCCTGGGCAATGA
- a CDS encoding amino acid ABC transporter ATP-binding protein, which produces MSTETSELSAHAAGVDITGLRKSYGSNEVLKGIDLKVAPGEVVCLIGPSGSGKSTLLRCVNLLEQPNGGSVMVGGFNVTDPEVNLDKMRQQVGMVFQQFNLFPHLTVLENCTVSPIKVLKRKKAEAVKIAQRHLKRVGLGDFGERYPDQLSGGQQQRVAIARALSMEPTLMLFDEPTSALDPETVGEVLAIMKSLAQAGMTMLVVTHEMAFAKEVADRVVFMDGGVVVEEGKAAEVIGNPQQPRTQDFLRRVLDPTHVDI; this is translated from the coding sequence ATGTCAACTGAAACTAGTGAACTTTCGGCTCACGCCGCGGGTGTGGATATTACCGGCTTGCGTAAGTCATACGGCAGCAATGAGGTGCTCAAAGGCATTGATTTGAAGGTTGCCCCCGGCGAAGTTGTCTGCCTGATCGGCCCATCTGGCTCCGGCAAGTCAACGCTGCTGCGCTGCGTCAACCTGCTGGAGCAGCCCAACGGTGGCTCCGTCATGGTCGGTGGCTTCAATGTTACAGACCCAGAGGTCAACCTGGACAAGATGCGCCAGCAGGTAGGCATGGTGTTCCAGCAGTTCAACCTCTTCCCCCACCTGACGGTCTTGGAGAACTGCACGGTATCCCCCATCAAGGTGCTCAAGCGCAAGAAAGCTGAAGCGGTGAAAATCGCACAACGCCACTTGAAACGTGTGGGACTAGGCGACTTCGGCGAGCGCTACCCTGACCAGCTCTCTGGCGGACAGCAGCAGCGCGTGGCTATTGCCCGTGCCCTGTCCATGGAACCAACCCTGATGCTTTTCGACGAGCCAACCAGCGCGTTGGATCCAGAAACTGTCGGTGAAGTTCTGGCCATCATGAAGAGCCTCGCCCAGGCCGGCATGACCATGCTGGTGGTGACCCACGAGATGGCCTTCGCCAAGGAGGTCGCTGACCGCGTGGTCTTCATGGACGGTGGCGTCGTGGTAGAAGAAGGCAAAGCCGCGGAGGTCATTGGCAATCCGCAGCAGCCGCGTACTCAGGACTTCCTGCGTCGCGTCTTGGATCCGACCCACGTCGATATCTAG
- a CDS encoding o-succinylbenzoate synthase encodes MSNELPPLAEVLANSHVVRLPMRVKFRGITQREALLIKGPAGWGEFSAFVEYAPAEASRWLAAGIESAYKPFPEPLRATIPVNATLPAVAASEVGTVLEKYDAPHTIKIKVAEKGQGLQDDLARVAEARRLYPQAALRVDANMGWNIGQAVHALKALSDYELQYAEQPVPGITGLAQVREQLRNDGITLKIAADEAVRKHTDPLEVSRLGAADLMVIKAQPLGGITAVLDIAQQAELDVVVSSALDTSVGLAQAAALASALPELPYACGLSTGTLFSDDVCSEPLLATAGYLSVRRVHPDSEKLKRLRPDQQRVDWWLRRVEQCYEQLANA; translated from the coding sequence ATGAGCAATGAACTTCCACCGCTGGCTGAAGTGCTGGCCAACAGCCATGTAGTCCGCCTTCCCATGCGAGTCAAATTCCGGGGGATCACCCAGCGCGAAGCACTGCTCATCAAAGGTCCCGCAGGCTGGGGAGAATTCTCGGCCTTCGTCGAATACGCTCCAGCCGAGGCCTCGCGCTGGCTGGCTGCCGGCATCGAATCGGCCTACAAGCCATTCCCGGAACCTCTGCGCGCCACCATTCCGGTCAACGCAACCCTGCCAGCGGTAGCGGCCAGTGAAGTCGGAACGGTACTGGAAAAGTACGACGCACCGCACACCATCAAAATCAAAGTCGCGGAAAAAGGCCAGGGCCTTCAGGATGACCTCGCCCGAGTGGCAGAAGCGCGTCGTTTGTATCCGCAGGCGGCATTGCGCGTCGATGCGAATATGGGCTGGAATATTGGCCAAGCGGTCCACGCACTGAAAGCCCTCAGCGACTACGAGCTGCAATATGCTGAACAGCCCGTGCCAGGCATCACCGGCTTGGCACAGGTGCGAGAGCAGTTGCGCAACGACGGGATCACTTTGAAAATCGCTGCCGATGAGGCCGTGCGCAAGCACACCGACCCATTGGAAGTCTCACGACTGGGTGCGGCAGATCTGATGGTCATCAAAGCCCAGCCGCTGGGCGGGATCACAGCGGTCCTTGACATTGCCCAGCAAGCGGAACTTGATGTTGTCGTTTCCAGCGCCTTGGATACCTCGGTGGGCCTGGCCCAAGCCGCGGCTTTGGCCAGCGCCCTGCCAGAACTGCCCTATGCCTGCGGACTATCCACCGGGACCCTTTTCTCCGATGATGTCTGCAGTGAACCGCTGCTGGCTACTGCCGGGTATCTTTCGGTGAGGCGGGTTCATCCGGATAGCGAAAAACTCAAGCGGCTTCGTCCGGATCAGCAGCGGGTTGACTGGTGGTTACGCAGAGTCGAGCAATGCTACGAACAGCTAGCCAATGCCTGA
- a CDS encoding phosphatase PAP2 family protein: MPRHTAPARPHHLRWWLALLLLVAFFCVEYFFFVHLRPGQWADQAGFVAWSQWWPRTELLDPVRQFLDLLPVICGAIAAVFLLYRVIRDRRFLRATVALLACAAALASTQLLKHGVLIRPDFNFGTTGNSFPSGHTTAAAAAMGLMFVIAPPKLRPAVQPIAWLFATVTGVATLVCGWHRPSDIAAGFLVAAFWMVLASAVLQRIQPLSHEVPNTGWSRGIGTASIIVWAIVVVLSFILPHPHIQRIPDSLQLAYAVLGILHVIAASLISSLALRSVVIGPMRTFQK; the protein is encoded by the coding sequence ATGCCTCGACATACAGCACCTGCACGTCCACACCATCTTCGGTGGTGGTTGGCTCTGCTGCTGTTGGTTGCCTTTTTCTGCGTGGAGTATTTCTTCTTCGTGCACTTGCGCCCCGGGCAGTGGGCAGATCAGGCTGGCTTCGTGGCATGGTCCCAGTGGTGGCCGCGTACTGAACTGCTGGATCCAGTCCGTCAATTCCTGGACCTGTTGCCGGTAATTTGTGGTGCGATTGCCGCGGTCTTCCTATTGTACCGGGTGATCAGGGATAGGCGATTCTTGCGTGCCACGGTGGCGCTTCTGGCTTGCGCTGCGGCGCTGGCCAGTACCCAGCTGCTGAAGCACGGCGTTTTGATCCGACCGGATTTCAACTTCGGTACGACGGGCAATTCTTTCCCCTCGGGTCACACCACGGCGGCCGCGGCCGCGATGGGGTTGATGTTCGTCATTGCTCCGCCGAAGTTGCGTCCCGCGGTGCAACCTATTGCCTGGCTGTTCGCTACAGTTACCGGTGTCGCCACCTTGGTGTGCGGTTGGCACCGTCCCAGTGACATTGCCGCTGGTTTTCTGGTGGCTGCCTTCTGGATGGTGCTGGCTAGTGCGGTTTTGCAGCGGATTCAGCCTTTGAGCCACGAGGTGCCTAATACCGGGTGGTCCCGTGGGATCGGGACCGCCAGCATTATCGTGTGGGCCATTGTTGTTGTCTTGTCGTTCATCCTGCCGCACCCGCACATTCAGAGGATCCCCGATAGCTTGCAACTGGCGTACGCAGTGCTGGGAATCCTTCACGTGATCGCGGCATCATTGATCTCATCGCTGGCTTTGCGCTCTGTCGTGATCGGACCGATGCGGACGTTCCAGAAGTAG